From Veillonella dispar, one genomic window encodes:
- the deoC gene encoding deoxyribose-phosphate aldolase — MLGKELLSYVDHTLLRPTATWDDIKEICDAGVAYKTASVCIPPDFVASAHEAYPDLNVCTVIGFPLGYETTEVKVAETKQALAEGASEIDMVINLGDVKQGDFEAVTNEIGALKEACGDKILKVIIETCYLTDSEKVALCKCITNGGADYIKTSTGFGSGGASLEDIRLFKKHIGPNVKIKAAGGIRSISDMKAYIAEGCSRIGASAAVELLKDHLDEEV, encoded by the coding sequence ATGTTAGGTAAAGAATTATTATCTTATGTGGATCATACACTATTGCGTCCTACAGCTACATGGGATGATATTAAAGAAATTTGTGATGCTGGCGTAGCCTATAAAACAGCATCTGTATGTATTCCACCGGACTTTGTAGCTTCCGCCCATGAAGCGTACCCAGACCTTAATGTATGTACTGTTATTGGTTTTCCTTTAGGCTATGAAACGACAGAGGTTAAGGTGGCTGAAACAAAACAAGCCCTTGCAGAAGGGGCCTCTGAAATCGATATGGTCATAAACCTCGGCGATGTAAAGCAAGGCGATTTTGAGGCTGTAACGAATGAAATCGGGGCCCTTAAAGAGGCTTGTGGCGATAAAATCTTAAAGGTTATTATCGAAACTTGTTATCTTACCGACTCTGAAAAGGTGGCCCTCTGTAAATGTATCACCAATGGTGGGGCAGACTACATTAAAACTTCTACTGGTTTTGGTAGCGGTGGCGCTAGCCTTGAAGACATTCGTTTATTCAAGAAGCATATCGGTCCTAATGTAAAAATTAAGGCTGCCGGTGGTATTCGTTCTATCTCTGACATGAAAGCCTATATTGCAGAAGGTTGCAGCCGTATCGGCGCCAGTGCAGCAGTAGAACTACTTAAAGATCATTTAGACGAAGAAGTATAA
- a CDS encoding S1C family serine protease, translated as MNFSKYKKSIIACVLALSIGVGGGYYFFGNPVTHQTTVKEQTKQTKPITDTRNTYVVQAAKESGPAVVGITTQVFQKDIFNRTIYAGEGVGSGVLIDNEGHIVTNNHVVAGAKNGEVTVSLSDGSTVTGTVIGTDAQTDLAVVKINPPKNIQPIKIGDSDSLQVGEPAIAIGNPLGLEFKGSVTSGVISALARTIDDQGQRFPLIQTDAAINPGNSGGALINADGELIGINSSKISKEGVEGMGFAIPINSAMTVVDYIIKNGKVVRPYIGVWAVDRQTAARNNVSYEGEGLLIVQLDANGPAAQAGLVEGDTIAQVDGKDISTLLELKEQIDAKSPGDTVLVSYTHNGKMKSTQLKLGQATSK; from the coding sequence ATGAATTTTTCAAAATATAAGAAATCAATTATTGCCTGTGTGCTAGCTCTTAGTATTGGTGTAGGTGGTGGATACTATTTCTTTGGTAATCCTGTTACACATCAAACAACTGTGAAGGAGCAAACTAAACAAACGAAACCTATTACAGATACACGTAATACATACGTAGTTCAAGCGGCAAAAGAATCTGGCCCAGCTGTAGTGGGAATTACCACTCAAGTTTTCCAAAAGGATATTTTTAACCGTACCATCTATGCTGGAGAGGGTGTAGGCTCTGGTGTATTGATTGACAATGAAGGTCATATTGTAACAAATAACCACGTTGTAGCTGGAGCAAAGAATGGAGAAGTTACAGTATCTTTATCTGATGGTTCAACAGTAACAGGTACCGTAATCGGTACAGATGCTCAAACAGACTTAGCTGTTGTTAAAATCAATCCACCGAAGAATATTCAACCCATAAAAATTGGTGATTCTGATTCTTTACAAGTAGGAGAACCTGCTATTGCTATTGGTAATCCATTAGGTCTAGAGTTTAAAGGCTCTGTTACATCTGGTGTAATTAGTGCGTTAGCTCGTACTATTGATGATCAAGGACAACGCTTCCCCTTGATCCAAACCGATGCAGCTATCAATCCAGGTAACTCCGGTGGTGCTCTCATCAATGCGGATGGAGAGTTAATTGGCATTAATAGTTCTAAGATTTCTAAAGAAGGTGTGGAAGGTATGGGATTTGCCATTCCTATTAATTCCGCTATGACCGTTGTAGACTATATTATTAAAAATGGTAAGGTTGTACGCCCTTATATTGGTGTATGGGCTGTGGATCGTCAAACCGCAGCGCGTAACAATGTAAGTTATGAAGGGGAAGGTCTTCTTATTGTTCAACTTGATGCGAATGGTCCTGCTGCACAGGCTGGCTTAGTGGAAGGCGATACAATTGCTCAAGTTGATGGTAAAGATATTAGCACATTGTTAGAATTAAAAGAGCAAATTGACGCTAAGAGCCCTGGTGATACTGTTTTGGTATCTTATACTCATAATGGCAAAATGAAGAGCACACAGCTTAAATTAGGTCAAGCAACTTCAAAATAA
- a CDS encoding PadR family transcriptional regulator: protein MQVQLKKGVMDMLVLALLTQSDRYGYEIVSTISEYIEISEGTIYPLFNRLKKEKYVETYLKESSTGPSRKYYHITADGRTAYNQMRQEWDEFSGVINILLKGVDYNGQK from the coding sequence ATGCAAGTTCAATTAAAAAAAGGTGTTATGGATATGCTTGTGCTAGCATTATTAACACAAAGTGATCGCTATGGATATGAAATCGTAAGCACCATTTCCGAATATATTGAAATTTCGGAAGGAACGATATATCCATTATTTAATAGATTAAAGAAAGAAAAGTATGTTGAGACCTATTTGAAGGAGTCCTCTACAGGACCATCTCGAAAATATTATCACATCACGGCAGATGGCCGTACAGCATACAATCAGATGCGCCAAGAATGGGATGAATTTTCTGGTGTCATCAATATCCTGTTGAAAGGAGTCGACTATAATGGACAAAAATAG
- the menA gene encoding 1,4-dihydroxy-2-naphthoate octaprenyltransferase, with the protein MIQEIIPLTRPRTLAAALGPTILGAAFSYYAFGAAQGTGLAIFHTILIFLAVVTAQIVANLWNEYKDFKSGLDAGQKVGNAGSITRGAITPELIVTMIKVLMVVPIIIGLYLSATITWYYIPAGFLCILISFLYSGGPKPISRTPFGEISSGIAMGFAIVLITGYTWTRDLSLALLIPAIPSTLLVGSIMLTNNIRDIRNDESHGRRTLPIVLGRERALSLMSVTYLFNFIWILAWIIVGHMTWFSLFAFLAAPLAFKTVHTLSTKTDEFLLDKAMGTTAGAAMIYQIMWSIGLIIGK; encoded by the coding sequence ATGATACAAGAAATAATTCCACTCACTAGGCCTCGTACATTAGCGGCTGCTTTAGGGCCTACTATTTTAGGTGCTGCCTTTAGCTATTACGCATTTGGGGCTGCACAAGGTACAGGTCTCGCCATTTTCCATACGATTTTAATATTTTTAGCTGTTGTAACAGCTCAAATTGTTGCTAACTTATGGAATGAATATAAAGATTTCAAATCTGGTCTCGATGCGGGGCAGAAGGTCGGCAATGCGGGTTCTATCACCCGTGGTGCCATTACCCCAGAGCTCATCGTTACCATGATTAAGGTACTCATGGTTGTACCTATTATCATCGGTCTTTATCTATCGGCAACTATCACTTGGTACTATATTCCAGCTGGTTTTCTTTGCATTCTCATCAGTTTTCTCTACTCTGGTGGCCCAAAACCAATTTCTCGCACACCATTTGGTGAAATTTCCTCTGGTATCGCTATGGGTTTTGCCATCGTCCTCATTACAGGCTACACATGGACGCGAGACTTATCTTTAGCATTATTAATCCCTGCTATTCCATCTACATTGCTCGTTGGTTCCATTATGCTCACGAATAACATTCGTGATATTCGAAATGATGAAAGCCATGGTCGTCGTACATTACCAATCGTATTGGGTCGTGAACGTGCCCTCAGTTTAATGAGCGTCACCTACCTATTCAATTTCATTTGGATCCTTGCATGGATCATCGTAGGTCACATGACATGGTTCTCCCTCTTCGCCTTTCTCGCAGCACCACTAGCTTTCAAAACAGTACATACCTTAAGTACTAAAACAGATGAATTCCTACTAGACAAGGCAATGGGGACCACTGCAGGGGCCGCAATGATTTACCAAATCATGTGGTCCATTGGACTTATCATAGGTAAATAA
- a CDS encoding DUF1700 domain-containing protein yields MDKNSFLEALRNIFKKARVADVESIIEVYEEHFAVGYEKGLTDSEIIKSLGTPEEIYTSYVDAGIITDTLGQDGGDSKSVNMQEIYARFDDYKERLLPQLPGMAKKASKTLLSIGSGLSYIVGVLIFIITPAFLYLLGSSWQPFENVTAFPALSLVTLVALGGVGLFGGLTCIFIGIELRGVRERYFSNVD; encoded by the coding sequence ATGGACAAAAATAGCTTTTTAGAAGCACTGCGCAATATATTCAAAAAGGCGCGCGTTGCTGATGTAGAGAGTATTATAGAGGTTTATGAAGAGCACTTTGCTGTAGGCTATGAAAAAGGTCTTACAGATAGTGAAATTATTAAATCTTTGGGAACTCCAGAGGAAATCTATACATCTTATGTAGATGCAGGCATTATTACAGATACATTAGGCCAAGATGGTGGTGACAGTAAATCTGTAAATATGCAAGAAATTTATGCTAGATTTGATGACTACAAAGAGCGTTTATTGCCGCAGTTACCAGGAATGGCTAAAAAAGCATCTAAAACCTTACTATCCATAGGTAGTGGTTTATCATATATTGTGGGGGTTCTTATATTTATTATTACGCCGGCATTCCTGTATTTATTAGGTAGCTCTTGGCAACCATTCGAGAATGTAACGGCATTTCCTGCATTATCATTGGTAACTTTAGTTGCACTTGGTGGTGTAGGTCTCTTTGGGGGCCTTACATGTATCTTTATTGGTATTGAACTTCGTGGTGTACGCGAACGTTATTTCAGCAATGTAGATTAA
- a CDS encoding MetQ/NlpA family ABC transporter substrate-binding protein, translating into MRKFLALAATVILGGALLIAGCGNDNNKQAANNGKQVLKIGATAVPHAEILEQVKPILAKDGIDLQITEFTDYNTPNLALGDKEIDANFFQHVPYMDEFAKAHNLPLVSVGGVHLEPMGLYSRQIKDLKDLPKGAKIAIPNDPTNGGRALLLLQKEGLITLKDSSNILSTIQDITSNPNGYQFVELEAAQIPRSLDDVALAAINTNYALNAGLNPSKDALAIESKDSPYVNIVTVLKGNESDPRIKKLMEALHTPEIKKFIEDKYQGAIVPAF; encoded by the coding sequence ATGAGAAAATTTTTAGCATTAGCAGCTACTGTAATCCTTGGCGGTGCTTTATTGATCGCTGGTTGCGGTAATGACAATAACAAACAAGCTGCTAACAACGGCAAACAAGTATTAAAAATTGGTGCTACAGCAGTACCTCACGCAGAAATTTTGGAACAAGTTAAACCTATCTTGGCAAAAGATGGTATTGATTTACAAATCACAGAATTTACTGATTACAACACACCAAACCTTGCTTTGGGTGATAAAGAAATCGATGCAAACTTCTTCCAACATGTACCTTACATGGATGAGTTCGCAAAAGCTCATAACCTTCCATTAGTATCTGTTGGTGGTGTTCACCTTGAGCCAATGGGCTTATATTCCCGTCAAATCAAAGATTTAAAAGATCTTCCTAAAGGCGCTAAAATCGCTATCCCTAATGACCCTACAAACGGTGGTCGTGCATTATTGTTATTGCAAAAAGAAGGTCTTATCACATTGAAAGACTCCAGCAATATCTTATCTACAATTCAAGATATCACTTCCAATCCTAATGGTTACCAATTTGTTGAATTAGAAGCAGCTCAAATACCTCGTTCTCTTGACGATGTAGCTTTAGCAGCTATTAACACAAACTATGCATTAAATGCGGGTCTTAACCCTAGTAAAGATGCATTGGCAATCGAATCTAAAGATTCCCCTTACGTAAACATCGTAACTGTACTTAAAGGCAATGAAAGCGATCCTCGCATCAAAAAATTGATGGAAGCTCTTCATACCCCTGAAATCAAAAAATTCATTGAAGATAAATATCAAGGTGCAATTGTTCCTGCATTCTAA
- a CDS encoding pyrimidine-nucleoside phosphorylase: protein MRMYDIILKKRSNLPLTDEELRFLISGYVNGDIPDYQVSALLMTIVFNGMNARELGTLTMAMAQSGRMVDLSNIDGITVDKHSTGGVGDKTTLIIGPLVAACGGKVAKMSGRGLGHTGGTIDKMESIPNLQVSLDQEAFMNQVNRIGLAVIGQSEGLAPADKKLYALRDVTGTVDSIPLIASSVMSKKLASGAQAILLDVKVGSGAFMKTIDDARALAKAMVDIGTENGRSVKAVLTDMDRPLGHAIGNALEIREVINTLKGHGPEDLTHECLIMAAHMLVLSQICDYETALSRVQQALNSGAALERLRMMIDAQGGDSRVLDDESLLAIGKFTYDVTAPQDGYITHMNTEQCGIASVMLGAGRTVKDDPIDYSAGIVMHKKTDDAVRAGESIATLYASHESLLVNAAKTYLEAITFGKIAPVVVDTILDMVE, encoded by the coding sequence ATGCGGATGTATGATATTATTCTAAAAAAACGGTCTAATTTACCCTTAACAGATGAGGAACTTCGTTTTCTTATCTCAGGCTATGTAAATGGGGACATCCCTGACTATCAAGTGAGTGCCTTATTGATGACCATTGTATTTAATGGGATGAATGCTCGTGAACTAGGCACATTGACTATGGCAATGGCACAATCGGGGCGCATGGTAGATTTGTCCAATATTGATGGGATAACAGTAGATAAGCATAGTACTGGTGGTGTAGGGGATAAGACAACTCTTATCATAGGACCCTTGGTAGCTGCTTGTGGAGGCAAGGTGGCGAAAATGTCTGGTCGTGGTTTAGGGCATACGGGCGGCACTATCGATAAGATGGAATCTATACCAAATTTACAGGTGTCACTAGACCAAGAAGCATTTATGAATCAAGTAAATCGAATCGGCCTTGCCGTTATCGGACAATCTGAAGGGCTGGCACCCGCAGATAAGAAACTATATGCTTTGCGTGATGTAACAGGCACCGTAGATAGTATCCCTCTAATTGCATCCTCTGTAATGAGTAAAAAATTAGCCTCTGGGGCACAAGCTATTTTATTGGATGTAAAGGTTGGTAGTGGCGCCTTTATGAAAACCATAGACGATGCTCGCGCATTGGCGAAAGCTATGGTAGATATTGGAACGGAAAATGGCCGCTCTGTTAAGGCTGTTTTAACCGATATGGACCGACCACTAGGTCACGCCATTGGTAATGCTTTGGAAATTCGTGAGGTTATTAACACCTTGAAAGGTCATGGCCCAGAGGATTTAACTCATGAATGTCTTATCATGGCAGCTCATATGCTCGTGTTGAGCCAAATTTGTGATTATGAAACTGCTCTCAGTCGCGTACAACAGGCCCTTAATTCGGGAGCCGCTCTTGAACGATTGCGCATGATGATCGATGCCCAAGGTGGAGATAGCCGTGTTCTTGATGATGAAAGTTTACTAGCCATCGGGAAATTCACTTATGATGTTACAGCGCCTCAAGACGGTTATATTACACACATGAATACAGAACAATGTGGTATTGCATCTGTTATGCTCGGGGCTGGTCGCACCGTTAAGGATGATCCTATCGATTATAGTGCAGGCATAGTAATGCACAAGAAAACCGATGATGCTGTTAGGGCTGGTGAAAGCATAGCTACCTTATATGCTTCTCATGAAAGTTTGCTCGTAAATGCGGCTAAAACATACTTAGAGGCAATTACTTTTGGTAAAATAGCACCAGTGGTGGTAGATACGATTCTTGATATGGTGGAATGA
- a CDS encoding cytidine deaminase, whose translation MTEQEIQKLIDRAIVAREKTYSPYSHFGVGAALLCEDGAIYEGCNIENASYGLTNCAERTAIFKAVSEGRTKFKALAVVADTEGPCAPCGACRQVISEFEIPQIILANLKGNYKVVSLDELLPFRFGTDSL comes from the coding sequence ATGACGGAACAGGAAATTCAAAAGCTTATTGATCGTGCCATAGTAGCTCGTGAGAAAACCTATAGTCCCTATTCCCATTTTGGAGTGGGTGCAGCCCTTCTGTGTGAGGATGGGGCAATCTATGAAGGTTGCAATATAGAAAATGCATCTTATGGTTTAACTAACTGTGCAGAACGAACTGCTATATTTAAAGCCGTATCAGAAGGTCGTACAAAATTTAAGGCCCTCGCCGTAGTTGCTGATACGGAAGGCCCTTGTGCACCATGCGGTGCCTGTCGCCAAGTAATTTCTGAATTTGAAATACCACAGATTATCTTGGCTAATCTAAAAGGAAATTATAAAGTTGTTAGTCTTGATGAGTTATTACCATTTAGATTTGGTACGGACAGCTTATAG
- a CDS encoding 3'-5' exonuclease yields the protein MLDFVALDFETANKFKNSACSLAVITVKDGQIIKKAYSLIKPPFMSFDDECIEIHGIQPKDVIHEKTFDQLWNAIYENHLKGNIMVAHNAKFDMNVLRATLDYYKIPWPDLDYACTVKLSRAVWPDLVNHKLNTMAAYIGVEFKHHYALDDAETCAKVVLEAAKAKGVNSLPDLLKATGVPLEPFIDDKNRAAQEALHKEPEPEQMSFF from the coding sequence ATGTTAGATTTTGTTGCATTAGACTTTGAAACAGCTAATAAATTTAAAAATAGTGCGTGCTCCTTGGCGGTTATTACCGTAAAGGATGGACAGATTATAAAAAAGGCATACAGCCTTATTAAACCACCATTTATGAGCTTCGATGATGAATGTATTGAAATTCATGGCATTCAACCAAAGGATGTTATCCACGAGAAAACATTTGATCAATTGTGGAATGCTATCTACGAAAATCACTTAAAAGGGAATATCATGGTAGCTCACAATGCAAAATTCGATATGAATGTATTGCGTGCTACACTGGATTACTATAAAATCCCTTGGCCTGATCTTGATTATGCATGTACGGTGAAACTTTCACGTGCAGTATGGCCAGATTTAGTAAACCATAAGCTAAATACGATGGCCGCATATATCGGGGTTGAGTTTAAACATCACTACGCATTAGATGATGCGGAAACATGTGCTAAGGTTGTATTAGAGGCGGCTAAAGCTAAGGGCGTTAATAGCTTGCCAGATTTATTGAAGGCTACAGGTGTACCACTAGAACCATTTATTGATGACAAAAATCGCGCTGCTCAAGAGGCTTTACATAAAGAACCTGAGCCAGAGCAAATGTCGTTCTTTTAG
- the pyrE gene encoding orotate phosphoribosyltransferase, translating to MMTEQEVKQLLIDTQAILEGHFLLTSGLHSPMYVEKFNVLQHPKYTEALCKELAERFRDQNVELVIGPMTGGILLAHEVGKALGTRAIFTEREKGVMTLRRGFKIEPGTRVLIVEDIVTTGGSVQEVVNVVNQAGGEIVGVGLLVNRSGGKAEFGVPHEKVQALLNLEVPTYKQEECPLCKDGVAMTERGSKHIK from the coding sequence ATGATGACAGAACAAGAAGTAAAACAATTATTGATCGACACTCAAGCTATTTTAGAAGGTCACTTCCTTTTGACATCTGGACTCCACAGCCCAATGTACGTTGAAAAATTCAATGTATTACAACATCCAAAATATACAGAAGCACTTTGTAAAGAATTAGCTGAACGCTTCCGTGATCAAAACGTTGAGCTTGTTATTGGCCCTATGACTGGTGGCATCTTACTAGCTCACGAAGTGGGTAAAGCACTTGGCACACGTGCGATTTTCACAGAACGCGAAAAAGGTGTTATGACATTGCGCCGTGGCTTTAAAATTGAGCCAGGCACACGCGTACTTATCGTTGAAGACATCGTAACTACTGGTGGTTCTGTACAAGAAGTAGTAAATGTTGTAAACCAAGCCGGTGGTGAAATCGTAGGTGTAGGTTTGCTTGTTAACCGCTCTGGTGGTAAAGCAGAATTCGGCGTACCTCACGAAAAAGTACAAGCATTGCTTAACCTCGAAGTTCCTACATATAAACAGGAAGAATGCCCTCTTTGTAAAGATGGCGTAGCTATGACAGAACGTGGTTCTAAACACATTAAATAA
- the pyrF gene encoding orotidine-5'-phosphate decarboxylase: MADDRLIVALDVSTMDAVKEIVLSLGDSVSFYKVGMELFYAEGAKTIRFLQEQNKQIFLDLKLHDIPNTVAHGVSSLTRLGASLITLHGQGGPVMMKAAVEAARESGETLGVERPKLLAITALTSFDDESWTAIGGQLPISDQVIRLAKLAKECGMDGVVCSALEAKMIREACGDDFLIVTPGIRPSFATTDDQKRVATPASALQDGASRLVIGRPITQAENPREAVRLIIEEMENVSK; this comes from the coding sequence ATGGCAGATGACAGATTAATCGTTGCCCTTGACGTATCCACGATGGATGCTGTAAAAGAAATCGTATTATCCCTCGGTGATTCGGTTAGCTTTTACAAGGTCGGAATGGAGCTATTCTACGCCGAAGGAGCAAAAACAATTCGCTTTTTACAAGAGCAAAACAAACAAATATTTCTTGATTTGAAATTGCACGACATTCCAAACACCGTAGCCCATGGAGTTTCTTCCTTAACACGTCTCGGCGCTAGTTTAATCACTTTGCATGGTCAAGGTGGCCCTGTCATGATGAAAGCCGCTGTAGAGGCAGCTCGTGAAAGCGGTGAAACACTAGGCGTTGAGCGACCAAAATTATTGGCTATCACTGCTCTAACTAGTTTCGACGATGAATCTTGGACTGCTATCGGTGGCCAACTACCTATTTCCGACCAAGTAATTCGCCTTGCTAAGCTCGCTAAAGAATGTGGTATGGATGGCGTTGTATGCTCCGCCTTAGAAGCTAAGATGATCCGTGAAGCATGTGGTGATGATTTCCTCATCGTAACACCTGGTATTCGTCCTTCCTTTGCAACAACAGACGACCAAAAACGCGTTGCTACTCCTGCTAGCGCATTACAAGATGGCGCATCTCGCCTCGTTATTGGCCGTCCTATTACACAAGCTGAAAATCCTCGTGAAGCAGTTCGTTTAATTATTGAAGAAATGGAGAATGTATCCAAATGA